Genomic DNA from Vagococcus luciliae:
TCTTATGTGTTTCATCCGTACTCGATGGTTAAAGACCATCGAACAAATTACGAAGTGGGAAATACTCAACCAGTAATGGATGGAGACTTAGATGGTTTTATTGACGCTTATTTAAGATGGAAATTGTAATACTTTATTTGACAGTTAATAAGTAATTGATATATATTTGTAATCAAATCCTAAAGAAGACATGTTATACTATATTCGGATTGATTATTATATATTAGTCAAAATAACAATAACAAGTTGGAGAGATAAACTTATGATAGAAATGAAGAAAGTAACAAAGAAATACTCCAATGGGACAACAGCGATTCGTAATTTATCCATTACAATTAATCAAGGTGAGTTTGTTTATGTCGTTGGCCCAAGTGGGGCAGGTAAATCAACTTTCATCAAATTAATGTACCGTGAAGAAGCCGCAACTAAAGGAACATTAAATGTTTGTGGATATGATTTATTAACAATAAAAAATCGCAATGTTCCTTATTTACGTCGTGAAATAGGTATTGTATTTCAAGATTACAAGCTTTTGGCACATAAAACAGTGTATGAAAATGTTGCTTATGCCATGCAAGTAATCGGAAAAAAACCACGTGAAATCAAACGTCGTGTACTAGAAGTACTTGACTTAGTTGGGTTAAAACATAAAGTTCGTGTTTTTCCTGATGAATTATCAGGTGGGGAACAACAACGTGTGGCAATTGCAAGAGCCATCGTGAACACACCAAAAGTACTTATCGCAGATGAACCAACAGGAAATTTAGACCCAGAAAATTCATGGGAAATTATGGAGCTATTAGAGCGAATTAATAATCAAGGAACAACTGTTGTTATGGCCACACATAATAGCACAATTGTAAATAAAATTCGTCATCGCGTATTAGCTATTGAAAATGGTCGCATTACAAGAGACCAAGATGAGGGGGATTATGGCTACGATGATTAGTAATTTTTTTAGACACATAGGTAGTGCATTGAAGAACTTAAAAAGAAACGGATGGATGACATTAGCGTCTATCAGTGCTGTAACCGTAACATTAACGCTTGTTGGAATTTTTCTAGGTGTTATTTTAAATGTTGCAAAAATTGCAGATGATATAAAAGATAATGTGGATGTCTCTGTTTTTATTGATATTGGAACACCTGAAAAGGAAGTAAAAGAATTAGGTGAAAAGTTAAAAGATATTGATGGGGTAAAAGATGTTACTTTTTCTAGTAAACAAAATGAATATAAAAAGTTAGTAGATAAGTTGGGGGATACATGGAAACTTTTCGGTGAAGATGAGAATCCATTGTATGATGTTTATGTCTTAACAGCTTCTAACGCAGAGGATATACCAGATATACAAAAGGCAGCATCTGACTTACCAAGTGTGCAAAAGGCCGATTACGGTGGACGAAATTCCGATAAGTTATTCAAGATTTCTAAAGATGTAAGATTATGGGGGACAATTGCAGCCGTCTTCTTACTAGGCGTAGCAGTATTCTTAATTTCTAACACAATTCGTATCACGATTATTTCAAGAAAACGTGAGATTCAAATTATGCGTCTTGTAGGAGCTAAAAATGGTTTTATTAAAGGACCATTCTTCTTAGAAGGAGCATTTATTGGCCTATTGGGATCGGTCATACCTGTTTTGCTTGTAACGTTTGCTTATCCAAGAGTATATGTTATTTTTACAAAGAGTATGATTGCTAATGCATCATATGATTTGATTGCTCCAGGTAATTTAATGTGGCAATTAAATACATTACTCATCGTCGTAGGTGTGGTGATTGGTTCCATGGGTTCTGTGATGTCTATGAGACGATTCTTAAAAATATAATATATAAGAAAGAAATAAGACAGTTGTCTTATTTCTTTTTTTATCTATTTTTTTACAGATGATACACCAGGTATGTTATAATTGAGAACAGAGAATATGAAGAAGGAGTGATGTAAATGACTGAAAATCAGATTGATAGTTTACAATTAGTCGTCATTACTGGAATGAGTGGTGCTGGTAAGACCGTTGCAGTACAAAGTTTTGAAGATATGGGATATTTTTGTATTGATAATTTACCACCAACATTAATTCCAAAGTTTTGGGAACTAATTAAAGAGTCAGGTAAAATCACTAAAATTGCATTAGTTATTGACTTAAGATCACGTGCATTTTTTGAAGAAATTCAAAGTATGCTAATTGAAATAGAAAATACTAAATTAGTGGATACCACTGTCATGTTTTTAGATGCCTCAGATCGAGAATTGGTTTCACGTTATAAAGAGACAAGGCGAGCTCATCCACTTGCAATGGATGGACTAGTTACAGAGGGAATTAAGAAAGAAAGAGCGTTACTTGAAGAATTAAAAGGAGAAGCGCAGTTAGTGATTGATACAACTGAACTAGCTCCTAGAGAATTAAGAGAACAAATCATGGAAAATTTTAAAAATCATGATACAGATACTTTCCGTGTCGAAATGGTTTCTTTTGGTTTTAAATATGGATTACCAATTGATGCAGATATTGTGATGGATGTAAGGTTTTTACCTAATCCACATTATATTGATGAATTGCGTCCATTAAATGGAAAAGACAAGCCAGTATATGATTATGTTATGAACTCTGACATGACGGAATCATTCTATCAGAAGTATGAAGATTTGATTTTAGATATTTTACCAGGCTATATAAAAGAAGGAAAAATGAGTTTGACTATCGCGATTGGTTGTACTGGAGGACAACATCGTTCAGTAGCATTGACTGAGAGACTAGGAAAAAAAATCTCTGAAGACTATAAAACA
This window encodes:
- the rapZ gene encoding RNase adapter RapZ, with the protein product MTENQIDSLQLVVITGMSGAGKTVAVQSFEDMGYFCIDNLPPTLIPKFWELIKESGKITKIALVIDLRSRAFFEEIQSMLIEIENTKLVDTTVMFLDASDRELVSRYKETRRAHPLAMDGLVTEGIKKERALLEELKGEAQLVIDTTELAPRELREQIMENFKNHDTDTFRVEMVSFGFKYGLPIDADIVMDVRFLPNPHYIDELRPLNGKDKPVYDYVMNSDMTESFYQKYEDLILDILPGYIKEGKMSLTIAIGCTGGQHRSVALTERLGKKISEDYKTNITHRDMMKRKESVNRS
- the ftsX gene encoding permease-like cell division protein FtsX encodes the protein MISNFFRHIGSALKNLKRNGWMTLASISAVTVTLTLVGIFLGVILNVAKIADDIKDNVDVSVFIDIGTPEKEVKELGEKLKDIDGVKDVTFSSKQNEYKKLVDKLGDTWKLFGEDENPLYDVYVLTASNAEDIPDIQKAASDLPSVQKADYGGRNSDKLFKISKDVRLWGTIAAVFLLGVAVFLISNTIRITIISRKREIQIMRLVGAKNGFIKGPFFLEGAFIGLLGSVIPVLLVTFAYPRVYVIFTKSMIANASYDLIAPGNLMWQLNTLLIVVGVVIGSMGSVMSMRRFLKI
- the ftsE gene encoding cell division ATP-binding protein FtsE, whose amino-acid sequence is MIEMKKVTKKYSNGTTAIRNLSITINQGEFVYVVGPSGAGKSTFIKLMYREEAATKGTLNVCGYDLLTIKNRNVPYLRREIGIVFQDYKLLAHKTVYENVAYAMQVIGKKPREIKRRVLEVLDLVGLKHKVRVFPDELSGGEQQRVAIARAIVNTPKVLIADEPTGNLDPENSWEIMELLERINNQGTTVVMATHNSTIVNKIRHRVLAIENGRITRDQDEGDYGYDD